In one Amaranthus tricolor cultivar Red isolate AtriRed21 chromosome 8, ASM2621246v1, whole genome shotgun sequence genomic region, the following are encoded:
- the LOC130821460 gene encoding patatin-like protein 2, whose translation MAGQEQLIPQSVTDFSHNEKMLITILSIDGGGVRGLISAVILTFLEQQLQQLDGPNARIADYFDVIARTSTGGLVLAAMLTAPNPNNRPLYRAQDIIPFYLQHSPQIFPQPNGIIGRFINFLKTMMGPKYDGICLHNLIRQNLTDPRLHQTLTNLVIPTFDVMLLQPVIFSSFKIPSQPSINAKLSDICIGGSAAPTYLPSYYFKNDIGDGNPIREFNLIDGGIVNNNPDNNLSGEAASIDISTSENLNNLVNIGTELLSHQASRVDPETGNLSPIFNMGSNRDVLISMAQRLSEERNFRMNQN comes from the exons ATGGCGGGTCAGGAACAATTAATTCCTCAATCTGTTACGGATTTCAGCCACAACGAAAAGATGTTAATCACCATTCTTAGCATAGATGGAGGTGGAGTTCGAGGGCTTATTTCTGCTGTTATTCTTACTTTTCTTGAACAACAACTTCAA CAATTAGATGGTCCGAATGCAAGGATTGCAGATTACTTTGATGTAATAGCAAGAACAAGCACCGGAGGTTTGGTATTAGCTGCCATGTTAACTGCACCTAATCCCAACAATCGCCCTCTTTATAGGGCCCAAGATATTATTCCTTTCTATCTTCAACATTCACCTCAAATATTTCCTCAACCCAa TGGCATAATAGGACGATTTATTAACTTTCTGAAAACCATGATGGGGCCAAAATATGATGGAATTTGTCTGCACAATTTGATAAGGCAGAATTTAACAGACCCAAGACTCCATCAAACACTAACAAATCTTGTTATTCCAACTTTTGATGTTATGTTACTCCAACCAGTTATATTTTCTTCATTTAAG ATCCCAAGTCAACCTTCTATAAATGCAAAGCTGTCAGATATATGCATTGGTGGATCAGCTGCCCCAACATATCTTCCTTCCTATTATTTCAAAAATGATATTGGAGATGGAAATCCTATCAGAGAATTCAACCTTATTGATGGAGGAATTGTGAATAATAATCCG GATAATAACTTATCCGGAGAAGCAGCATCAATAGATATTTCAACATCTGAGAACTTGAACAATCTTGTGAATATCGGTACAGAATTGCTTTCACATCAAGCCTCCAGAGTTGATCCTGAAACTGGAAATCTAAGTCCTATTTTTAACATGGGCAGTAACCGAGATGTTCTCATAAG TATGGCACAACGCCTCTCTGAGGAAAGGAATTTCCGGATGAACCAAAactga